The Acidobacteriota bacterium region TCGGTTGAGACTGCTGTTGAAAGCCCGGAGCGCCGAAGTTCGTCGGGCCGCCAAACGGATTCGTCGGAGGACCGCCCATATCGGGCTGGGAACCGCCGCTGATGTTGAAAACTATCGGGGCATCCGGAAGCGGTTTTCCGCATTCGAGACAAAACCTCATATCATCGGCATTTCCGTGGCCGCAAGCCTGGCAAGTTTTCATAGCAGTCGGGGTTCCTCCTAAAGACGTTTTTCGCCCATAATCATAACTCAAAGCCGATCTTTATGAAAGGATTCGCTTCTTTGCGGCAGTTTGTTCACAATTCGATTTCGATTAAACTGATGTCACGGAAGAAAGCTCGATGAATTCTTACACTCTGGCAATGGATATCGGCACGTCGAGCGTTCGCGCGGCGCTCTATGATGCGAATGCCGACGCCGTACCCGAGACCTTTGTGAAGAACGAACGGCGTTTATCCGAAACGGACGATGGCGGTGCGGAACTCGACGCGACCGAAGCGCTCTCACAGGTCGAAACGGCGATCGATGAAGTATTGGCGAAGTCCGCCGATCGCCGTATCGAATTGGCCGCGGCTTCATCGTTCTGGCACAGCCTTGTTGGAATTGACCGCGATGGCAATCCGACGACGAAAGTCTTTGCCTGGGCGGAGAACCGACCGTCAAAGTATGTCGCCGAGCTTCGCAAGACATTCGTTGAAAGCGCGATCCACAACCGAACCGGCGCTCATTTTCATTCGAGCTTTTGGCCCGCGAAACTGCTCTGGCTGCAGCGCGAACAACCCGAGGCCTTTGCGCGAACCACACACTGGATCTCGTTCAGCGATCTGGTTCTGCTGAGATTCTGCGGCAAATTGCGGACGAGCGTTTCAATGGCGTCGGCGACCGGAATCTTCGACCAGCGCCGTTGTTGCTGGGACGATGAAATAATCAATTTCCTCGGCTTGAACGTCGAAAACTTTTCGACAATCGTCGCATCCGACCTGGAAACCTTCGGACTTTCGGAAGATTACGCCAAACGCTGGCCTCGGCTTGCGAACACGCGATGGTTGCCGGCGATCGGCGACGGCGCGGCAAACAATATCGGCGCCAGCTGCGTGAGCCGTGATAAAGCGGCGTTGATGATCGGAACGTCGGGCGCGATGCGTGTCGCGTACGAGGGTGAAGTGCCGGAAACAATACCGGACGGACTCTGGTGTTACCGGATCGACCGCCGGCGCGTCATCATCGGCGGCGCTCTCTCGGACGGCGGCGGACTTTACCGTTGGCTCAAGGACAACTTACGGCTGAACGGAACAGACGACGACATCGAGTCGGAGATCGCGACTCGCGCGCCGGCGGCACACGGTCTGACGTTCCTGCCGTTTCTTTTCGGCGAGCGCAGCACCGGTTATCACGAAAACGCGCGCGGAGCGGTGATCGGACTACGTGCTGCGACCGATTCGATCGATATCGTTCGCGCTGGGCTCGAATCGGTCGCGTATCGATTCGCTGATATCCTCGATCGGCTGAATCAGGTCGTCGAGATCCGCGAGATCGTTGCCTCGGGCGGCGCGTTGCGCGAATCGCCGGTCTGGACCCAGATCATCGCCGATGTTCTCGGCCGCGATCTTTTTCTGCCGGATACACGCGAAGCGTCGTCTCGCGGCGCGGTATTGTTTGCGTCGGAAATTTTCGGCGTCAACTCATCGAAATCGACGGCACTTCCGCTCGGCTCGCATTATCGCTGCAATATCCGCAATCGTTCGACTTATGAAGAAGCGAGAAATCGCCACCGGAGTCTTTACGAACGCATATCGGCATAAATTTTTCGCGCGATGCGACCTCCCGAAATGACGAATTCCAATTTCGGGATTATCATCTTATTTATCCTATTGATCGTTTCAATTTCGCCGTTTCGCGTTCATCGCAATCCGGACGAAAAATACAAAGCCATCTCGAAGAATTCCTATGACCACTGCGCCGATGACACAACAATCGATCGAACAACTTTCAATCAACACCATTCGCACGCTTTCGCTCGATGCGATCCAGAAGGCGAATTCCGGCCATCCGGGCTTGCCGCTCGGCGCCGCGCCGATGGCTTATGTGCTGTGGACGAAATTCCTCTGGCACAACCCGAAAAATCCGAAGTGGTTCAACCGTGACCGGTTCATTCTTTCCGGCGGACACGGATCGATGCTGATCTACAGCCTGCTGCATTTGACCGGCTACGATTCCGTTTCGCTCGACGATATCAAGAACTTCCGTCAATTCGGTTCCCCGACGCCGGGCCATCCCGAAAACCATCTGACGGCAGGAGTTGAAGTCACGACCGGACCGCTTGGCCAGGGATTCGCAAACGGTGTCGGGATGGCGATCGCGTCGGCGCATCTCGCTGCGACCTACAACCGCGACGAGTTTCCGGTGGTCGACAACTACATTTACGCGATCTGCTCGGACGGTGACCTGATGGAAGGGATCTCGTACGAAGCGGCCTCGGTCGCCGGCCATCTCGGACTCGGAAACCTGATCTATCTTTACGACGACAACGAGATCACGATCGAAGGCTCGACCGATCTCGCGTTTACCGAGGACGTCACCAAACGATTCGAATCCTGCGGCTGGCACGTCGTGGTCGTCGAAGACGGCAACGATCTGGCGGCGATCGAGTCGGCGATCCTCGAAGCTCAGGAAGTCAACGACAAACCCTCGCTGATCCGGGTCAAGACTGTCATCGGATTCGGAATGCCGCGTCAGGGCACGAACAAAGCGCATTCCGATGCGCCGGGCGAGGAAGCCGTCCGCGAGACCAAACGAAATCTCGGTTGGGACGAGAACGCGCAGTTCTACGTCCCCGACGAGGTTTACGAACATTTCCGCGGGGCGATCGCCGCCGGTGCCGAGCTTGAAGCGGAATGGAACGAACGCGTCGCGGCCTACTCGGAAAGATATCCCGATGACGCGCGGTCGTTCGGTTTGATCGCGGCCGGCGAACTTCCGCCAGATTGGGAATCGGCTTTGCCGGCGTTCGGGAATGTTGAGGCCAAGGCGACGCGCGCCTACTCCGGCGAAGTCATCAACGCGATCGCCGACAAGTTGCCGGCGCTGATCGGCGGTTCGGCCGACCTCGCTCCGTCGAACAACACGAGCATCAAGAATTCGACAGGATTGCAGGCCGGAAATTATCAGGGCCGCATAGTTCATTTCGGAATTCGCGAACATGCGATGGGCTCGCTGATGAATGGCATCGCACTCTACGGCGGACTGATTCCGTACGGCGGAACGTTTATGACTTTCTCCGACTATATGCGGCCCGCGATCCGCCTCGCAGCGCTTTCAAACGCGCAGTGCATTTATGTCTTCACGCACGATTCGATCGGCCTTGGCGAAGACGGTCCGACGCACCAGTCGGTCGAACATCTCGCGGCGCTCCGCGCGATCCCGAATCTCGCCGTCATTCGTCCCGCGGACGCGCACGAAACGCGCGAAGCCTGGCGAATCGCGATCAATCGCCGGCACGCGCCGACGGCGTTCGCGTTCTCGCGCCAGAAGGTAGCGGTTATCGATCGCACGAGATTCGCGTCAGCCGAAGCGACGTCAAAGGGAGCATACGTCCTTGCCGAAGCGTCAAACGGATCGCCGAAACTGATCATCATCGCCACCGGTTCAGAAGTCGGCTTGGCTCTCGAAGCGCGCGAACGGCTCGAAGCCGACGGAATCGCGACGCGCGTCGTTTCGATGCCCTGCTGGGAGTTCTTTGACGAGCAATCGGTCGATTATCGCGAATCGGTTCTTCCAAGATCGATCACCGCGCGACTCGCGATCGAAGCCGGTGTTTCGATGGGTTGGTCGAAATATGCCGGAGAGACGCTGACCGTCGACAAATTCGGCGCATCGGCGCCGGCCGAGGTCGTTTTCCGCGAATACGGATTTACGGTCGAGAACGCTGTCGCGATGGCGAAACGGCTGGTTTGATCTTGGTTCTTCAAGGTTCGCGGTTTTCGGCTAAAATCTAACGGCAATGACTGATCGAAAGCGCGTTCTCGTCATCGAAAATCAGAAACTCGTGCGGTTGGGAATCGCATCGGTCTTGAATGACGAGTTTGAGGTCGTCGGCGAAGCCGAAACAGGCGCGCACGGATTCGAGCTTTTCCGCGAACTTCGTCCGGACGTGACGATCCTCGGTCTGCGTCTTACGGATTCCTGCGCGATCGATTTTCTCGACGACTTTTTTCTTGAAGAGCAACGCGCGAGGATCATTATTTTGGCTGATCATGCGGGCGATTCGGAAATCAGCCGGGCGCTGAAAAAGGGCGCGTTGGGCTACATCTGCAAAGACGTTTCGCCGGAAGCTTTGATAAAAGCATTGCACTCGGTCGCGAGCGGAAAAAAGTTCATCCCGACCGAGATCGCGGCGGTTCTGAGCGAGCACGCCGGCAGCGACGAACTGACGAAGGCCGAAACACGGACGCTGCAGATGATCGTCGGCGGTATGAGCAACAAAGAGATCGCGTTCGCGCTCGACGTTTCGGAAAATACGGTCAAAACGCATATCAAGAACATCTTTCAGAAACTCGGCGTTTCCGACCGGACTTCGGCCGCGACGACCGCGATCAAACGCGGGTTGGTTCGTATCGACGTCTAAGAGTCACGCGTAAGAGTTACGCGTTTACGCGTGATCCGACGCGGGAACCTGTGCGCGGAATTTTAGAAAGTCCACGTTGTGTCACGCCTGAAGGCGTAACTCGTACCAATCCTGAAGGCGTAACTCGTACCAATTATGAACAGAAGAGAACTATTGAAGGCGGCTGTCGTGCTGCCGTTTCTGGCGCCGGCGGCTCTCGCCGGAAAATCAAGATCGAAATTGATCAAACCGAAACGGATTGCCGGCGGCGACACAATCGGCGTCGTTGCTCCGTCAAGCGGTCTGAGCAAGGAAGATTTCGACAAAGCCATCGGGAATCTCGAGTCGATGGGATTCAGGACGAAGATCGGCAAATCGGCCCGCGCGCGAAACGGATTTCTCGCCGGAACAGACAAAGAACGGCTCGATGATCTGCACGCCGCCTTTGCAGACAAAGACGTAAAAGCTGTCTGGTGCCTCCGCGGCGGTTACGGTGCCGGGCGGATTCTGCCGCAGATCGATTTCAAGTTGATCGCCGCCAATCCGAAGATCCTGATCGGATACTCCGACATCACTGCGCTTCATCTCGCGATCTCGCAGAACACCGGACTCGTCACGTTTCACGGCCCGGTCGCGACATCAGCGCCGGTCGATTACACCAAAAACAACACGCTCAATGTTTTGATGAATCCGACGGCGACTTACAGGATCGAACTTTCGGAATACAATCGTACGCAGGCTTCCAATCTGTTCAAAACGGAAGTCATCACGGCCGGAAAGGCCCGCGGGCGACTGACCGGCGGCAACCTTTCGCTCGTCAGCGCGCTTGCCGGAACGCCATACGGATTGCGCGACACGAAGGGAAAACTCCTGTTCCTTGAAGACGTCGGCGAGCAACCGTACCGGATCGACCGAATGCTGACACAGCTTCGTCAGTCGATCGATATGAAGCAACTTTCGGGCATCGCGCTCGGCGTTTTCGAAGACTGCAACCCGAAAGCTCCAGACACGCAATCGCTGATCGATGTTTTGCGCGACCGACTCGGCGATCTCGGGATTCCGGTGATCTACGGATTGTCGTTCGGCCATATCCGCGAACAATTCACGCTGCCGATGGGGATCGAAGCCGAGATGGACACCGCGACGGCGACCGTAACGTTCCTGGAACCGGCGGTTAGTTGATTTGCGAATTTCGCTTTGCGATTTGCGATTGGAGCGCAACCGTCCCGGTTGCAATGAGCGCTTCGCGCGAACCGACTCGACGATGTCCGATCAATCGCAAATCGCGAATCGAAATTCGCAAATGAGACTCACCCGAAAGTATGAGATTTCTCTCGCCGTGATTGATGATTACAGCACGGCTTTTTTCTTGTAACCTTGATTTATCGATCAAGGAGGAAGAAATGATCAAAATCAGACGAAGCAAAGAACGCGGTCACGCCAATTACGGCTGGCTCGACACATTTCATACGTTTTCATTCAACACCTATTACGACCCCGAATTTATGGGATTTCGCAGCCTGCGGGTCATCAACGAGGATTACATCGAACCGGCGCAAGGGTTTCCAACGCACGGGCACCGCGATATGGAGATTCTGACATACGTCATCCGCGGCGAGCTTTCGCATAAGGACTCAATGGGCAACGGGACGACGATCTTGCCTGACGAGGTCCAGCGGATGACCGCCGGAACGGGCGTGATGCACAGCGAATTCAGTTCGCCGACCGATCAGACGCATCTTTTGCAGATCTGGATCCTGCCCGAAGCCAAAGATCTTACGCCCGGCTACGAGCAGACCGCATTCCCACGCGACGATAAGCGCGGCAAACTCAAACTCGTCGCCTCGCGCGGCGGTTCCGATGGCTCGGTGACGATCAACCAGGACGTCTCTCTGTATTCATCGGTCTTGGCGAAGGGCGAATCGATTGTTTTTGAACCGGCGCAAGATCGCCACGTTTGGATTCAATTGATCTCCGGGAATCTGTCGGTCAACGGCGAGTATCTCGAGCCCGGCGACGGCGCTGCGATCAGCCAGGAAACGCGTCTCGATATCGCGGCGGCCGCGGATGAGTCGGAGTTTCTGCTTTTTGATCTGAACTAATTGAGAGGATCAAAAGAGATTAATTGAGACTTGAAAGTTGATAATTGACGGCCCTGTCAATTATCAACTTTTCATTTTCAATTATTTCCTTCGAATTTCGCCTGGTTCCATAACGCGTCAAGTTCGGCGAGGTCGGATTCATCAAACGTCCGGCCCGCCGATTTTAGTTCGTCTTCGATAAATTTGAACCGCTTGCGAAACTTCCGGTTCGTCTTTTTCAATGCCGTCTCAGCGTCGATGTCGAGTTTGCGGGCGAGGTTGACGGCCACGAAAAGCAGGTCGCCGATCTCTTCTTCGATATTCTCCCCGCTCGCGATCGCTTCGCGCAGTTCGGCGGTTTCCTCGTCGAGTTTGTCGAATATCTGCTCGACGTTTTCCCAATCGAACTTAACTTTCGCGGCCTTCTTCGTGATCTTCTGACCTTCAAGCAGCGCCGGAAAATGAACCGGAACGTCGTCGAGAATCGATTCAACCGGCTTTTCGATCTTTCCCGACGCGGCGCGTTCATCCCTTTTCAGTTCGTCCCAATTATTGAGAACGTCGTCCGCCGTTTTCAACTCCTTTTCGCCAAAAACGTGCGGATGCCGGAGTATTAGTTTCTGCGTCACGCTTTTGACGACGTCATCCACGGTAAAGTCCCCGCGTTCCGCACCGATCGCCGAATGAAAAACGACCTGCAAGAGAATATCTCCCAGTTCTTCGGTAAGATTGTGCGTCGCGCCGGTCGCGTCGGCTTCCTGAATCGCGTCGAACGTTTCGTAGCATTCCTCGATCAGATACTGTGCGAGGCTCGCGTAAGTTTGCTCGCGATCCCACGGACAACCGCCCGGCGCGCGCAGGCGAGCCATTACACTTACAAGTTCGTCGAATGATTTGGACATCTTTTGTTTAACGGAAAATTGTAAATCGCCATTGATCGAACATCGACGATCTGCGGTTAACAATGAACAAGCAACAATTTTGAATTCTTTTTCCGCGAAATGCTAATATCAAACTGTAAAAAGGTCAGTCACAATGAGCGAAACAGAAGAAGAACAACACGTTGTCAAGGTCAAGGACCGACGCAGATTCAACATCGACGGAAGTATTCGGGAAGGATTTGAGAGAGAGCCTGAACCGATTCGCGAAGAGCCGAAGGCGATCGAACCCGTGGATACCACTTCACCGGAGCCCGAGCAAATCGAATCGGCCGGGATTTCTGAAAGTGAAGAGATCCCCGGCGCGGAGGATCCGGCAAGTTTCGTTAATTTCCTTTCGACGCTCGCGACGAACGCCGCCGCCGCGCTTGGCGCGATGCCGCACCCGGCGACCGGTCAGCGTCAACTCGACCTCGATTCGGGAAAATACTGGCTCGACGTCCTCGGGATGCTCCGCGACAAGACCAAGGGAAATCTTCACCCGCAAGAAGCGCGATTGCTGGACGGACTTCTCGCCGACCTTCGGATGCAATATGTGAAACTCGTCCGCGCGACGGAAGAACGCCTGAAACAGCAAGCCGCGAAGAAATTCTCAGCGAGCGATATTCTTGGGAAGAAATGAGATTAGTTAACTGTTGATGGTTGATTGTTGCCGTAATGCGTGTGGAGACAATTAACGATTAGCAATCAACAATTAACAATGAAGCTTACCTTCCTGGGAACTGGAACCTCAACGGGCGTGCCGACCATCGGGTGCGAATGTGAAACCTGCCTGTCGGAAGATCTGCGCGACAAGCGTCTGCGTGTCTCGATCTTGATCGAGCATTCCGGGCAGCAGATTCTTGTCGATACGTCGATCGATTTTCGTCAGCAGGCTTTGCGCGCCAAGATCAAGCGTCTCGACGCGGTCTTTATCACCCATTGTCACGTCGATCACGTCTTCGGACTCGACGACATCAGGCCTTTCAATTTCCGCCACGGCGCGATGGGCGTTTATGCCAACGAGATCGCGTGGAAAGACCTGAAACGCATTTTCAAGTATATCTTCGAACCGACGCATTTCGGCGGCGGACTGCCGCAACTGATTCCGCACACGGTTGTTCATAATTCAACTTTTTCGTTCGGCAAAGATCTTGAAGTAACGCCGCTGGAGGTAATCCACGGGAAACTTCCGGTAATCGCGTATCGCTTCAACGATTTCGCCTATGCAACAGATCTCAAAACGATCCCGTCGGACTCGTTGGAAGCGCTGCGCGATCTCGACGTACTTGTTCTTGACTGCGTCAGGTTCAAGCCGCACTCGACGCATCTTTGTCTGGAGGAAGCGCTCGCATACATCGAGGACTTGAAACCGAAGCGCGCATTTTTGACGCATTTGAATCACGACGTCCTGCACGCGCGGGATGCGCGGTTGTTGCCTGACAACGTCGAGTTTGCGTACGATGAGTTGGTTATTGAATAGTTCGGAGCAACGCTTTCAGGCGGCCAGGATCGAAGATCATTCAAGTATGAAAGTCTTTCACGGAACCGACAATGCAGGAATTTTGCGCGGGACGGTGCTGACGCTCGGCGTTTTCGACGGACTGCATCTCGGACACCAGCGGATAATGCAGACGGTCGTCGAACGCGCCGTTGCGACGGGAACCGTTCCGACGGTCATCACGTTCGATCCCCATCCGCGCGCCGTGCTTCACCCGAAGAACGCGCCGCCGCTTCTTCAAACGCTCGACCAACGGCTCGCAAATTTCGAATTTCTGGGGGTAAAACAGGCGATCGTCATTCGTTTCGACGAACGTTTTGCGTCAATCGACGCCGAAAATTTCCTCGCCGACGTCGCGCACGAACGGCTGCAGGCGCGCGAGATCTATCTCGGAGCGGGCTTCGCGTTCGGGAAGAACCGGGGCGGCAACATCGGTCTGCTGCGCGAAATGAGCGAGAAACTCGGATTCGTCGCGGATGAGGTCGAAGAGGTTCAACTTCGGGGAACTCGCATATCTTCGTCGAAGATCCGCGAACTCCTTGCCGACGGCCAGGTCAGTATCGCGCGCAGCATGCTCGGCCGGCCGTACGGCGTCGAAGGCCAGATCATCCACGGTCTGAAGCGCGGTCGGACGATCGGATTTCCGACCGCGAACCTCAAACCCGTCAACCGCGTGATCCCGAAATTCGGAGTTTATGCGACGGCGACCTTGATCGACGGGGTTTGGCGGCGGAGCATCACGAACGTCGGCGTCCGGCCGACGTTCGATGACGAGACGATGCCTTCCATCGAAACATTCGTCTTCGATTTCGACGGCGATCTTTACGGCGACGTCCTGCGCGTCCGGTTCCTCCATCGCATCCGCGACGAACGCAGATTCAACGGCATCGACGAACTCAAGGCGCAAATTCAAAAAGACTCCAACCGCGCGCTCGGCTATTTTGGCCGGAAAGGCGTAATGAATCAGTTAGAGCTAACATAGTTGTTTTGGAACGAACGACACTGCAAAAAGAACGCGCTTTTCCAAGCGTAGCTTCGCGTATTGTCGCGGCTCCGCAAAATGCAGGCCGAACTTTTTTGCAAA contains the following coding sequences:
- a CDS encoding bifunctional riboflavin kinase/FAD synthetase, which encodes MKVFHGTDNAGILRGTVLTLGVFDGLHLGHQRIMQTVVERAVATGTVPTVITFDPHPRAVLHPKNAPPLLQTLDQRLANFEFLGVKQAIVIRFDERFASIDAENFLADVAHERLQAREIYLGAGFAFGKNRGGNIGLLREMSEKLGFVADEVEEVQLRGTRISSSKIRELLADGQVSIARSMLGRPYGVEGQIIHGLKRGRTIGFPTANLKPVNRVIPKFGVYATATLIDGVWRRSITNVGVRPTFDDETMPSIETFVFDFDGDLYGDVLRVRFLHRIRDERRFNGIDELKAQIQKDSNRALGYFGRKGVMNQLELT
- a CDS encoding gluconokinase: MNSYTLAMDIGTSSVRAALYDANADAVPETFVKNERRLSETDDGGAELDATEALSQVETAIDEVLAKSADRRIELAAASSFWHSLVGIDRDGNPTTKVFAWAENRPSKYVAELRKTFVESAIHNRTGAHFHSSFWPAKLLWLQREQPEAFARTTHWISFSDLVLLRFCGKLRTSVSMASATGIFDQRRCCWDDEIINFLGLNVENFSTIVASDLETFGLSEDYAKRWPRLANTRWLPAIGDGAANNIGASCVSRDKAALMIGTSGAMRVAYEGEVPETIPDGLWCYRIDRRRVIIGGALSDGGGLYRWLKDNLRLNGTDDDIESEIATRAPAAHGLTFLPFLFGERSTGYHENARGAVIGLRAATDSIDIVRAGLESVAYRFADILDRLNQVVEIREIVASGGALRESPVWTQIIADVLGRDLFLPDTREASSRGAVLFASEIFGVNSSKSTALPLGSHYRCNIRNRSTYEEARNRHRSLYERISA
- a CDS encoding MBL fold metallo-hydrolase, yielding MKLTFLGTGTSTGVPTIGCECETCLSEDLRDKRLRVSILIEHSGQQILVDTSIDFRQQALRAKIKRLDAVFITHCHVDHVFGLDDIRPFNFRHGAMGVYANEIAWKDLKRIFKYIFEPTHFGGGLPQLIPHTVVHNSTFSFGKDLEVTPLEVIHGKLPVIAYRFNDFAYATDLKTIPSDSLEALRDLDVLVLDCVRFKPHSTHLCLEEALAYIEDLKPKRAFLTHLNHDVLHARDARLLPDNVEFAYDELVIE
- a CDS encoding LD-carboxypeptidase, which gives rise to MNRRELLKAAVVLPFLAPAALAGKSRSKLIKPKRIAGGDTIGVVAPSSGLSKEDFDKAIGNLESMGFRTKIGKSARARNGFLAGTDKERLDDLHAAFADKDVKAVWCLRGGYGAGRILPQIDFKLIAANPKILIGYSDITALHLAISQNTGLVTFHGPVATSAPVDYTKNNTLNVLMNPTATYRIELSEYNRTQASNLFKTEVITAGKARGRLTGGNLSLVSALAGTPYGLRDTKGKLLFLEDVGEQPYRIDRMLTQLRQSIDMKQLSGIALGVFEDCNPKAPDTQSLIDVLRDRLGDLGIPVIYGLSFGHIREQFTLPMGIEAEMDTATATVTFLEPAVS
- a CDS encoding DUF1844 domain-containing protein; translation: MSETEEEQHVVKVKDRRRFNIDGSIREGFEREPEPIREEPKAIEPVDTTSPEPEQIESAGISESEEIPGAEDPASFVNFLSTLATNAAAALGAMPHPATGQRQLDLDSGKYWLDVLGMLRDKTKGNLHPQEARLLDGLLADLRMQYVKLVRATEERLKQQAAKKFSASDILGKK
- a CDS encoding pirin family protein, with product MIKIRRSKERGHANYGWLDTFHTFSFNTYYDPEFMGFRSLRVINEDYIEPAQGFPTHGHRDMEILTYVIRGELSHKDSMGNGTTILPDEVQRMTAGTGVMHSEFSSPTDQTHLLQIWILPEAKDLTPGYEQTAFPRDDKRGKLKLVASRGGSDGSVTINQDVSLYSSVLAKGESIVFEPAQDRHVWIQLISGNLSVNGEYLEPGDGAAISQETRLDIAAAADESEFLLFDLN
- the tkt gene encoding transketolase: MTQQSIEQLSINTIRTLSLDAIQKANSGHPGLPLGAAPMAYVLWTKFLWHNPKNPKWFNRDRFILSGGHGSMLIYSLLHLTGYDSVSLDDIKNFRQFGSPTPGHPENHLTAGVEVTTGPLGQGFANGVGMAIASAHLAATYNRDEFPVVDNYIYAICSDGDLMEGISYEAASVAGHLGLGNLIYLYDDNEITIEGSTDLAFTEDVTKRFESCGWHVVVVEDGNDLAAIESAILEAQEVNDKPSLIRVKTVIGFGMPRQGTNKAHSDAPGEEAVRETKRNLGWDENAQFYVPDEVYEHFRGAIAAGAELEAEWNERVAAYSERYPDDARSFGLIAAGELPPDWESALPAFGNVEAKATRAYSGEVINAIADKLPALIGGSADLAPSNNTSIKNSTGLQAGNYQGRIVHFGIREHAMGSLMNGIALYGGLIPYGGTFMTFSDYMRPAIRLAALSNAQCIYVFTHDSIGLGEDGPTHQSVEHLAALRAIPNLAVIRPADAHETREAWRIAINRRHAPTAFAFSRQKVAVIDRTRFASAEATSKGAYVLAEASNGSPKLIIIATGSEVGLALEARERLEADGIATRVVSMPCWEFFDEQSVDYRESVLPRSITARLAIEAGVSMGWSKYAGETLTVDKFGASAPAEVVFREYGFTVENAVAMAKRLV
- the mazG gene encoding nucleoside triphosphate pyrophosphohydrolase, producing MSKSFDELVSVMARLRAPGGCPWDREQTYASLAQYLIEECYETFDAIQEADATGATHNLTEELGDILLQVVFHSAIGAERGDFTVDDVVKSVTQKLILRHPHVFGEKELKTADDVLNNWDELKRDERAASGKIEKPVESILDDVPVHFPALLEGQKITKKAAKVKFDWENVEQIFDKLDEETAELREAIASGENIEEEIGDLLFVAVNLARKLDIDAETALKKTNRKFRKRFKFIEDELKSAGRTFDESDLAELDALWNQAKFEGNN
- a CDS encoding response regulator transcription factor, whose amino-acid sequence is MTDRKRVLVIENQKLVRLGIASVLNDEFEVVGEAETGAHGFELFRELRPDVTILGLRLTDSCAIDFLDDFFLEEQRARIIILADHAGDSEISRALKKGALGYICKDVSPEALIKALHSVASGKKFIPTEIAAVLSEHAGSDELTKAETRTLQMIVGGMSNKEIAFALDVSENTVKTHIKNIFQKLGVSDRTSAATTAIKRGLVRIDV